The following are from one region of the Salvia hispanica cultivar TCC Black 2014 chromosome 1, UniMelb_Shisp_WGS_1.0, whole genome shotgun sequence genome:
- the LOC125201098 gene encoding pre-mRNA-splicing factor ATP-dependent RNA helicase DEAH7 has product MGVCADRDEKTPRESSRGQEKEHNGEYGRKRGRYDRSTRTPGMSDWDDGRWEWEESPRSDGHDSSSRRCRPSPSPMLVGVSPDVQLVSPWLGGRTPNSSAASPWDSYAPSHTPIRARGKSFRSSSSQYGGSSNQADSTNGENGPESTSADQNHEITERMRLEMEYNSDRAWYDREEGSTVYDADGCSAFLGDEASFQKKEAELAKRLVRRDGTKMTLAQSKKLSQLTADNAQWEDRQLLRSGAVRGTEVQTEFDEEEERKVILLVHDTKPPFLDGRIAFTKQAEPVMPLKDPTSDMAIISRKGSNLVREIREKQSMNKSRQRFWELAGSNLGNILGVEKTADQIDADTAEVGDQGEIDFKQDAKFAQHLKKGEGVSNFAKSKTLAQQRQYLPIFSIRDELLHVIRENQVIVVVGETGSGKTTQLTQYLHEDGYTNNGIVGCTQPRRVAAMSVAKRVSEEMETELGDKVGYAIRFEDVTGPNTVIKYMTDGVLLRETLKDSDLEKYRIIVMDEAHERSLSTDVLFGILKKVVARRRDFKLIVTSATLNAQKFSDFFGNVPIFHIPGRTFPVQTLYSKTPCEDYVEGAVKQAMAIHITSAPGDILIFMTGQDEIEATCYALQERMEQLASKKEAPKLLILPMYSQLPADLQAKIFENAEDGARKCIVATNIAETSLTVDGILYVIDTGYGKIKVYNPRMGMDALQVFPVSRANSDQRAGRAGRTGPGTCYRLYTESAYLNEMLPSPVPEIQRSNLGNVVLLLKSLKIDNLLDFDFMDPPPQENILNSMYQLWVLGALNNVGDLTDIGWKMVEFPLDPPLAKMLLMGEQLGCINEVLTIVSMLSVPSVFFRPKDRVEESDAAREKFSVPESDHLTLLNVYKQWESNHCRGDWCNDHFLHVKGLRKAREVRSQLLDILKTLKIPLTSCGFDWDVVRMAICSAYFHNSARLKGVGEYVNCRNGMPCHLHPSSALYGLGYTPDYVVYHELILTAKEYMQCATAVEPQWLAELGPMFFSVKDSDMSTIEHKKKQKQEKTAMEEEMESLRKVQEDKERERKENEKKKRQKEQQQVSLPGLKLKKGASTYLRPKRLGL; this is encoded by the exons ATGGGGGTTTGTGCTGACAGGGACGAAAAGACCCCTAGAGAGTCATCTCGTGGTCAAGAAAAAGAGCACAATGGAGAGTATGGGAGAAAAAGAGGTAGATACGACAGGTCTACGAGAACACCTG GCATGTCTGATTGGGATGATGGAAGATGGGAGTGGGAAGAATCCCCACGCAGTGATGGTCACGATTCTAGTAGCAGACGTTGTCGGCCTTCTCCATCCCCAATGCTTGTTGGGGTCTCGCCTGATGTACAGCTTGTTTCTCCATGGTTGGGAGGGCGTACTCCTAATTCTTCAG CTGCGTCTCCTTGGGATAGCTATGCTCCTTCCCATACTCCAATTCGGGCACGTGGGAAGTCTTTTAGGTCTTCAAGCTCCCAATATGGTGGGAGCTCCAATCAGGCTGACTCGACG AATGGAGAAAATGGTCCAGAAAGCACATCCGCAGACCAAAATCATGAGATAACAGAAAGAATGCGTTTAGAGATGGAATACAATTCTGATCGTGCTTG GTATGATCGAGAAGAAGGCAGCACTGTTTATGACGCTGATGGCTGCTCCGCTTTTCTCGGTGACGAGGCATCTTTCCAGAAAAAAGAAGCAGAGTTGGCTAAGAGACTG GTGAGAAGAGATGGGACTAAGATGACTCTTGCACAGAGCAAAAAACTTTCGCAGCTCACTGCTGATAATGCTCAGTGGGAGGATAGACAACTTTTGAGATCAGGTGCTGTCAGAGGAACTGAGGTGCAGACTGAGTTTGATGAGGAGGAAGAACGAAAGGTTATTCTTCTTGTGCATG ATACAAAACCCCCTTTTCTCGATGGGAGGATTGCTTTCACGAAGCAAGCTGAGCCAGTTATGCCATTGAAAGACCCTACGTCAGATATGGCTATAATATCACGGAAGGGCTCCAATCTGGTTAGGGAAATTCGTGAAAAACAAAGCATGAACAAGTCCAGACAACGATTTTGGGAGCTTGCTGGTTCTAATCTTGGCAATATTCTTGGTGTCGAGAAAACTGCAGATCAG ATTGACGCAGATACTGCTGAAGTTGGCGATCAAGGTGAAATTGATTTCAAACAGGATGCAAAATTTGCACAACATTTGAAAAAAGGAGAGGGAGTCAGCAATTTTGCTAAATCAAAAACGTTAGCCCAACAGCGACAATATTTGCCCATCTTCTCTATACGAGACGAATTACTGCAT gTAATCCGCGAAAATCAAGTGATCGTAGTGGTTGGTGAAACTGGTTCAGGAAAGACAACACAATTAACACAG TATCTTCACGAAGATGGGTACACAAACAATGGCATTGTTGGTTGCACACAACCAAGGCGTGTGGCTGCCATGAGTGTTGCAAAAAGAGTGAGCGAAGAGATGGAAACTGAACTTGGTGATAAAGTTGGATATGCCATACGTTTTGAAGATGTCACCGGGCCTAACACTGTTATTAAG TACATGACTGATGGTGTGTTGCTGAGGGAGACTCTAAAAGATTCAGACCTGGAAAAATATCG CATCATTGTGATGGATGAAGCACACGAGCGGTCCCTAAGCACAGATGTACTTTTTGGTATCCTCAAGAAAGTCGTGGCCAGACGTCGTGATTTCAAGCTCATTGTGACTTCTGCTACTCTGAATGCTCAAAagttttcagatttttttggAAACGTACCTATATTTCACATCCCTGGGAGGACATTCCCGGTTCAGACATTGTACAGTAAGACACCTTGTGAAGATTACGTCGAGGGTGCAGTAAAGCAGGCGATGGCGATTCACATCACTAGTGCTCCTGGTGACATCCTCATCTTCATGACCGGTCAAGATGAGATTGAGGCGACATGTTATGCTCTTCAAGAACGCATGGAACAACTTGCTTCCAAAAAGGAAGCTCCAAAGCTGCTAATCCTTCCCATGTACTCCCAGCTTCCTGCTGACTTGCAAGCAAAGATTTTTGAGAATGCTGAAGATGGAGCTCGCAAGTGTATTGTTGCTACAAATATTGCTGAGACATCGCTGACTGTTGATGGGATCTTATATGTCATTGACACGGGTTATGGTAAGATAAAAGTCTATAACCCCCGTATGGGTATGGATGCTCTCCAAGTCTTTCCTGTTAGTCGTGCTAATTCTGATCAGCGTGCTGGACGAGCTGGAAGAACTGGGCCGGGGACTTGCTACCGGCTTTATACAGAGAGCGCTTATCTGAACGAAATGCTACCCAGTCCAGTCCCAGAAATCCAGAGAAGCAACCTGGGGAACGTGGTTTTGCTGCTCAAGAGTTTAAAAATCGACAACCTATTAGATTTTGACTTCATGGATCCTCCTCCACAAGAAAACATCCTCAACTCCATGTACCAGCTGTGGGTGTTGGGTGCTCTGAACAACGTCGGGGATCTGACAGATATAGGTTGGAAGATGGTTGAGTTTCCCTTGGATCCTCCATTGGCCAAGATGCTCCTAATGGGTGAGCAGCTCGGATGCATCAACGAGGTTCTAACAATCGTGTCAATGCTTTCGGTGCCCTCCGTTTTCTTTCGACCCAAGGACCGTGTGGAAGAGAGCGATGCCGCAAGGGAAAAATTCTCTGTCCCGGAATCCGACCACCTCACACTCCTAAACGTGTACAAGCAATGGGAATCTAACCATTGCCGGGGGGATTGGTGCAACGACCATTTCCTGCACGTGAAAGGTTTGCGCAAGGCTAGAGAGGTAAGATCCCAGCTGCTCGACATTCTCAAGACACTCAAGATCCCACTCACGTCGTGTGGGTTCGACTGGGATGTAGTGAGGATGGCCATATGCTCCGCATACTTCCACAACTCGGCTCGCCTCAAGGGTGTCGGGGAGTATGTCAACTGCAGAAATGGGATGCCCTGCCACCTCCATCCGAGCAGCGCCTTGTACGGCTTGGGATACACTCCAGACTACGTCGTTTATCATGAGCTGATCCTCACAGCGAAAGAATACATGCAGTGTGCCACGGCTGTTGAGCCGCAGTGGCTGGCTGAGCTCGGACCCATGTTCTTCTCGGTGAAGGACTCGGATATGTCAACGATCGAGCACAAGAAGAAGCAGAAGCAGGAGAAGACTGCCATGGAGGAGGAGATGGAGAGTTTGAGGAAGGTTCAAGAAGataaggagagagagaggaaagagaatgagaagaaaaagaggCAGAAGGAGCAACAGCAAGTTTCCTTGCCTGGGTTGAAGTTGAAGAAAGGGGCTTCAACATATCTCAGACCCAAAAGGCTTGGGCTATAA
- the LOC125202048 gene encoding uncharacterized protein LOC125202048 isoform X2: MEPQPPPPPSSSATSPRPPLSPPKIRLMCSYGGHIVPRPHDKSLHYAAGETRIVAVDRRSTASSLSLLSAHLSRTLFGNRPFLLKYQLPDEDLDSLISVVSDEDLANMLEEHDRISPPARIRLFLFAVKPESLGSALLGPKSETWFSDALRSTGVLQKGQSADCGLLIGVGPDLEAPVESFSNSGGGGESKAGAESLVLETNSSFGSTCSSFSTSNSPPIAIADEKGLNSLDRKNRVPSSASLESDNSGGSSAAPQKTGVSQEPLIQVQEGMKQQHDTPLIQGGVQYMPQYAGPVPISPYYPLYQMPMHPQHVSSHPNQPYPIYLVPMRPPQYQNIPMVCSTIDANTVTPPSLPPLHPKTAAIPQPVGHKEVFGGQTSESATYCSIPASAQLVNIPSNQGQLVVGSLEHQIPSESAIPVPVVSATGGSEFDEEIAYNQIYKTQPSAPILPSHYQTMTKGTTTFPEPSVHAK, encoded by the exons atgGAGCCCcagcctccgccgccgccctcctcctccgccaccTCTCCTCGGCCACCTCTTTCGCCCCCCAAAATCCGCCTAATGTGCAGCTACGGCGGCCACATAGTCCCGCGCCCCCACGACAAATCACTCCACTACGCCGCCGGCGAAACCCGCATCGTCGCCGTCGACCGCCGATCCACCGCCTCCTCACTCTCCCTGCTCTCCGCGCACCTCTCCCGCACGCTCTTCGGCAACCGCCCCTTCCTCCTCAAGTACCAGCTCCCCGACGAGGACCTCGATTCCCTAATCTCCGTCGTCTCCGACGAGGATCTCGCCAACATGCTCGAGGAGCACGATCGGATCTCTCCGCCTGCCCGCATCAGGCTGTTTCTGTTCGCCGTCAAGCCGGAGTCCCTCGGCTCCGCGCTGCTCGGCCCTAAGTCGGAGACGTGGTTCAGCGACGCGCTCAGGAGTACGGGGGTTTTGCAGAAGGGGCAATCGGCGGATTGTGGCCTTCTGATCGGCGTTGGACCGGATTTGGAAGCTCCGGTTGAGAGTTTCAGCAAtagcggcggcggaggggagAGTAAAGCGGGGGCGGAGTCATTGGTTTTGGAGACGAATTCGTCGTTTGGCTCTACTTGTTCGTCCTTTTCCACATCGAATTCTCCGCCGATTGCGATTGCGGATGAAAAGGGTTTGAATTCGCTTGACCGGAAGAATAGAGTGCCGTCTTCAGCCTCTTTAGAAAG TGATAACAGTGGTGGAAGTTCGGCTGCTCCTCAAAAGACCGGAGTCTCCCAAGAGCCGCTGATTCAG GTGCAGGAGGGTATGAAGCAACAGCACGACACACCCTTAATTCAAGGAGGGGTGCAGTATATGCCTCAGTATGCAGGTCCAGTGCCAATTTCTCCTTACTATCCCTTATATCAAATGCCAATGCACCCACAGCATGTATCTTCTCATCCAAATCAACCATACCCGATATATCTGGTGCCCATGAGACCACCTCAATACCAAAATATCCCAATGGTATGTAGCACCATTGATGCAAATACAGTTACTCCTCCGAGCCTACCACCCTTGCATCCAAAGACTGCTGCTATTCCTCAACCTGTGGGCCATAAAGAAGTATTTGGAGGTCAAACATCCGAGTCAGCCACTTACTGCAGTATCCCAGCTTCGGCACAACTAGTTAATATCCCCTCTAATCAAGGCCAACTAGTTGTAGGGTCTCTAGAGCACCAGATTCCCTCAGAATCGGCTATACCTGTGCCGGTAGTCTCTGCTACTGGGGGCAGTgaatttgatgaagaaattgCATACAACCAAATATACAAAACTCAGCCTTCAGCGCCGATATTGCCCTCTCATTACCAGACAATGACTAAGGGAACAACAACATTTCCCGAGCCTTCGGTGCATGCAAAGTAA
- the LOC125200560 gene encoding RAB11-binding protein RELCH, giving the protein MDVERSSLCNCVVNFLLEENYLLSAFELLHELLEDGRDNHAIRLKEFFSDPTHFPPDQISRFNTLRVADPQSLFEEKESLEEKLAVREYELRLAQEDIVNLKTELLKKAETTLDESRDPNVNNTTANNGPVSELIKRDTSSSDLGPLKDNERLDINCAVKEYLLLAGYRLTAMTFYEEVTDQNLDVWQNSSACVPDALRHYYYQYLSSARNAAEEKMVILQENESLLKENERLQSDMQSLLKEKETPDAQVMSLTNSLELLQKDIKEKTNTVQALKKTLKSQKKELDDCRAEITSLKMLIERARSGNILLQADSEPAHSARSNNDDMRPLPNEVDMSKSNTSLNTGLESLRTDVGIMGEVDIVKEAQVNDKETSADGSLAVLTVADTDMTGKQKSDDAISITDTIPEDLLTPQCESGFVGTPSLGKDKLVIMSPKLDAELHTEKMGVGTIQILSNALPKIVPYVLINHREELLPLIMCAIERHPDSATRDSLTHTLFNLIKRPDEQQRRIIMDACVTLAKNVGELRTETELLPQCWEQISHMYEERRLLVAQSCGELAEFVRPEIRDSLILSIVQQLMEDSATVVREAAALNLALLLALFPNTDKYFKVEEMMFQLVCDPSGIVVDTTKKVLVPALINWGNKLDHILQVLHSHMLGSAQRCPPLSGVEGSIESQLHVLGERERWHIDVLLRLLAELLPYVYKKVVETCPFSSDSDSTGISFTPSLLEQYAEGQVEWPAFDWLLTECFPNLIQLCSLLPQKEDNLRIHVTKFLREVVDHFGEPYLTHILLPLFLVAVGDDADFKSFPPKARSKIRGLTPKSAFAQRLATMCVLPLLLAGILGQPSKRASLTVYLRNLLIQRSRENSLPANHEIINSVRFLCTFEENHSIVFNILWEMIASSDEMLKISAANILKVIVPYIDEKVASANVLPALVTLGSDQNLNVKYASIDAFGAVAQHFKSDVIVDKIRIQMDAFLEDGSHEATIAVVRALLVAVPHTTARLRDYLVSKIFQFTSSPSLSSDVTKRRDRANACCEAIRALDATDLSASTVRDFLLPAIQNLLKDMDALDPAHKEALEIIFKERSGGTFDAFSKVMGAHLGLSSVSSFFSDSGLLGKKETGDLGTPVPVTIENTIPQPPAEDTRFRRIMRAGFSDMLRGRTKGNDEVNPSE; this is encoded by the exons ATGGACGTGGAGAGATCGTCGCTCTGCAATTGCGTAGTCAATTTCCTGCTTGAAGAGAATTACTTGCTGTCGGCGTTCGAGCTTCTCCACGAGCTCCTCGAGGATGGACGCGACAATCACGCTATTCGCCTCAAGGAATTCTTCTCCGATCCCACTCACTTTCCGCCCGATCAGATCTCCCGCTTCAACACTCTACGAG TGGCAGATCCCCAGAGCCTATTTGAAGAGAAGGAATCATTGGAAGAAAAGTTGGCTGTCCGGGAATATGAACTTCGTCTAGCTCAAGAAGACATTGTTAACCTCAAAACTGAGTTGCTCAAGAAAGCTGAAACAACCTTGGATGAATCAAGAG ATCCGAATGTTAACAATACTACAGCAAATAATGGACCGGTTTCCGAACTGATAAAAAGGGACACCTCTTCATCAGATTTGGGTCCTTTGAAGGATAATGAACGATTGGATATCAATTGTGCAGTGAAGGAGTATCTATTATTGGCAGGATACCGTTTAACTGCAATGACATTTTACGAGGAG GTCACTGACCAAAATTTGGATGTTTGGCAAAACTCGTCTGCATGCGTACCAGATGCATTGCGACACTATTATTACCAGTATCTTTCTTCAGCTAGAAATGCTGCTGAG GAGAAAATGGTGATCCTTCAAGAAAATGAATCGTTGctcaaagaaaatgaaaggcTACAAAGTGATATGCAATCGTtgttgaaagaaaaagaaacgcCAGATGCTCAAGTCATGTCATTGACAAATTCTTTGGAATTGCTCCAAAAAGAtataaaggaaaaaacaaataca GTCCAAGCTCTGAAGAAAACTTTGAAAAGTCAGAAAAAAGAACTAGATGATTGTAGAGCTGAAATAACTTCACTGAAAATGCTTATTGAAAGAGCTCGATCTGGAAACATTCTGTTGCAAGCAGACTCTGAACCTGCTCATTCTGCAAGGAGCAATAACGATGATATGAGACCTCTTCCAAATGAAGTAGATATGTCAAAATCCAACACTTCTTTGAATACGGGCCTTGAGTCATTGAGGACAGATGTAGGGATAATGGGGGAAGTGGACATTGTTAAAGAGGCACAAGTCAATGATAAGGAAACATCTGCAGATGGTTCATTGGCTGTTTTAACTGTTGCAGATACTGACATGACAGGGAAACAGAAATCTGATGATGCAATTAGCATAACTGATACAATTCCAGAAGACTTATTAACTCCTCAATGTGAAAGTGGATTTGTTGGAACACCTTCCCTAGGAAAAGATAAACTTGTGATAATGTCTCCCAAACTTGATGCTGAATTACATACTGAAAAGATG GGAGTGGGAACCATACAGATATTATCAAATGCTTTGCCTAAAATCGTGCCTTATGTTCTAATCAACCATCGAGAG GAGCTTCTTCCTCTGATTATGTGTGCAATCGAGCGTCATCCGGATAGTGCAACACGAGACTCCTTGACTCACACGTTGTTTAATCTGATAAAGCGCCCTGATGAGCAGCAGAGACGGATTATAATGGAT GCTTGTGTTACTCTTGCCAAGAATGTAGGGGAGTTGAGAACCGAAACAGAATTGCTGCCCCAGTGTTGGGAACAA ATTAGTCACATGTACGAGGAGCGTAGACTGCTTGTTGCTCAATCATGTGGTGAACTTGCAGAATTTGTAAGGCCTGAGATACGTGATTCACTCATCTTGTCCATAGTTCAACAGCTCATGGAGGATTCTGCTACAGTTGTCAGGGAGGCTGCAGCTCTTAACCTGGCTTTGTTGCTGGCACTCTTCCCAAATACAGACAAATATTTCAAG GTTGAGGAGATGATGTTTCAGTTGGTTTGTGATCCCTCTGGTATAGTTGTTGACACTACAAAAAAGGTTTTGGTTCCGGCACTCATAAATTGGGGAAACAAGCTGGACCACATTCTACAAGTTTTGCACTCTCACATGTTGGGATCTGCTCAG CGTTGCCCTCCTCTTTCAGGGGTTGAGGGTTCCATTGAGTCACAACTTCATGTTTTAGGTGAAAGAGAACGTTGGCACATTGATGTTCTATTGAGGCTGCTTGCTGAACTACTTCCGTATGTGTACAAGAAAGTTGTTGAGACTTGTCCTTTCTCTTCAGATTCAGATTCTACAGGAATCTCTTTCACGCCATCTTTGCTCGAACAATATGCAGA GGGACAAGTGGAATGGCCAGCCTTTGATTGGTTGCTTACTGAGTGCTTTCCTAATTTGATTCAGTTGTGCTCATTATTGCCTCAGAAGGAAGATAATTTAAGAATCCATGTTACGAAG TTTTTGCGCGAAGTGGTTGATCATTTTGGTGAACCTTATTTGACGCACATCCTGCTGCCATTGTTTTTAGTGGCTGTTGGAGATGATGCTGATTTTAAATCGTTCCCACCTAAGGCCAGGTCTAAAATTAGAg GTTTGACACCTAAATCTGCATTTGCTCAGAGACTTGCTACAATGTGCGTCCTACCGCTTCTCCTGGCAGGCATTCTAGGACAACCAAGCAAGCGTGCCAGCCTAACAGTGTACTTAAGGAATCTTCTGATTCAAAGATCTAGGGAGAATAGTCTGCCTGCAAATCACGAGATTATCAATTCAGTTCGTTTTCTTTG TACCTTTGAAGAGAATCACAGTATAGTATTTAACATCTTATGGGAGATGATTGCAAGTTCTGATGAAATGTTGAAAATCAGTGCTGCCAATATTCTGAAAGTCATA GTACCATATATTGACGAAAAGGTTGCCTCAGCTAATGTTTTGCCTGCCCTTGTGACTCTTGGTTCTGACCAAAATCTGAATGTAAAATATGCCAGCATTGATGCATTTGGTGCTGTAGCACAACATTTTAAGAGTGATGTG ATTGTCGACAAGATACGTATTCAGATGGATGCTTTTCTTGAAGATGGATCACATGAGGCTACCATTGCTGTGGTTCGTGCTCTTTTGGTAGCTGTGCCTCACACAACTGCTAGGCTCCGGGATT ATCTAGTCTCCAAGATTTTTCAGTTCACATCATCACCATCCCTTTCAAGTGATGTAACGAAGCGCAGAGACAGAGCCAATGCCTGCTGTGAAGCAATTCGTGCTCTTGATGCAACAG ATCTTTCAGCATCGACTGTCAGGGATTTCCTACTCCCTGCAATTCAGAATCTACTGAAAGATATGGATGCGCTCGATCCAGCTCATAAGGAAGCTCTCGAGATCATATTCAAGGAAAGATCAGGTGGAACATTTGATGCTTTTAGCAAGGTGATGGGAGCTCATTTGGGCCTTTCTTCAGTGAGCAGTTTCTTCAGCGACAGTGGGCTACTGGGGAAAAAGGAAACCGGAGATTTGGGGACTCCGGTGCCGGTCACAATTGAGAACACAATTCCACAACCACCAGCCGAGGACACAAGATTTAGACGGATCATGAGGGCCGGTTTCAGTGATATGCTTCGAGGGAGAACTAAGGGCAACGATGAAGTTAATCCCAGTGAATGA
- the LOC125187379 gene encoding uncharacterized protein LOC125187379, giving the protein MEIIQFARRRRGYTRLSPKNRGKMQVARLGGAPKRSWRLRLAPKLRLIRAASPLRLWTKLKNAYVNMMLRLAHNSGSSNSTNVFGAKRVPKARDARITYSNSEFENRLIFEIYKSMVASYELGYNK; this is encoded by the coding sequence ATGGAGATCATCCAATTcgcgaggaggaggagaggaTACACCAGGCTATCGCCCAAAAACAGGGGCAAAATGCAAGTGGCGAGATTGGGAGGGGCGCCGAAGCGATCGTGGCGGCTGCGGCTGGCGCCGAAGCTGCGGCTGATTAGGGCAGCGTCGCCGCTGCGGCTGTGGACCAAATTGAAGAACGCGTACGTCAACATGATGCTGAGGCTGGCTCATAACTCTGGATCTTCAAACAGCACCAACGTTTTTGGCGCTAAGAGAGTCCCCAAAGCCAGAGATGCTCGCATCACCTATTCCAATTCTGAGTTCGAGAATAGGCTTATTTTTGAGATCTACAAATCCATGGTTGCTTCCTACGAGTTAGGCTACAATAAATAG
- the LOC125187361 gene encoding fibroin heavy chain translates to MKGNLIFANGFQNAESNPNALWKWKGIDLQARKPEGKLYPVTEFFHEKIDDAVLGPGVGAGIGCGVGLGFGVIGGAGLLSSSWNDLRLVFGVGIGCGAGAGVGFGQGYGGGFSLESLRSYWSKPRSKSKRRVRV, encoded by the coding sequence atgaaggGAAATCTGATTTTCGCCAACGGTTTCCAGAATGCGGAATCGAATCCAAATGCCCTGTGGAAGTGGAAAGGAATCGATCTGCAGGCGAGAAAGCCCGAGGGCAAGCTCTATCCGGTGACGGAATTCTTCCACGAGAAGATCGACGACGCCGTCCTCGGCCCCGGAGTCGGCGCCGGAATCGGCTGCGGCGTTGGATTGGGGTTCGGAGTGATCGGCGGCGCCGGCTTACTCAGCTCGTCGTGGAATGATCTTAGATTGGTATTTGGCGTCGGAATTGGATGCGGAGCCGGCGCCGGAGTCGGGTTCGGGCAGGGTTACGGCGGAGGGTTCAGCTTGGAATCGCTCAGATCTTATTGGTCGAAGCCGAGATCTAAATCTAAGAGGCGGGTCCGGGTTTAG
- the LOC125202048 gene encoding uncharacterized protein LOC125202048 isoform X1: MEPQPPPPPSSSATSPRPPLSPPKIRLMCSYGGHIVPRPHDKSLHYAAGETRIVAVDRRSTASSLSLLSAHLSRTLFGNRPFLLKYQLPDEDLDSLISVVSDEDLANMLEEHDRISPPARIRLFLFAVKPESLGSALLGPKSETWFSDALRSTGVLQKGQSADCGLLIGVGPDLEAPVESFSNSGGGGESKAGAESLVLETNSSFGSTCSSFSTSNSPPIAIADEKGLNSLDRKNRVPSSASLESDNSGGSSAAPQKTGVSQEPLIQVGPELSSEAPVSDPLIDMAGQKPVQVLRYPLPQVQEGMKQQHDTPLIQGGVQYMPQYAGPVPISPYYPLYQMPMHPQHVSSHPNQPYPIYLVPMRPPQYQNIPMVCSTIDANTVTPPSLPPLHPKTAAIPQPVGHKEVFGGQTSESATYCSIPASAQLVNIPSNQGQLVVGSLEHQIPSESAIPVPVVSATGGSEFDEEIAYNQIYKTQPSAPILPSHYQTMTKGTTTFPEPSVHAK, encoded by the exons atgGAGCCCcagcctccgccgccgccctcctcctccgccaccTCTCCTCGGCCACCTCTTTCGCCCCCCAAAATCCGCCTAATGTGCAGCTACGGCGGCCACATAGTCCCGCGCCCCCACGACAAATCACTCCACTACGCCGCCGGCGAAACCCGCATCGTCGCCGTCGACCGCCGATCCACCGCCTCCTCACTCTCCCTGCTCTCCGCGCACCTCTCCCGCACGCTCTTCGGCAACCGCCCCTTCCTCCTCAAGTACCAGCTCCCCGACGAGGACCTCGATTCCCTAATCTCCGTCGTCTCCGACGAGGATCTCGCCAACATGCTCGAGGAGCACGATCGGATCTCTCCGCCTGCCCGCATCAGGCTGTTTCTGTTCGCCGTCAAGCCGGAGTCCCTCGGCTCCGCGCTGCTCGGCCCTAAGTCGGAGACGTGGTTCAGCGACGCGCTCAGGAGTACGGGGGTTTTGCAGAAGGGGCAATCGGCGGATTGTGGCCTTCTGATCGGCGTTGGACCGGATTTGGAAGCTCCGGTTGAGAGTTTCAGCAAtagcggcggcggaggggagAGTAAAGCGGGGGCGGAGTCATTGGTTTTGGAGACGAATTCGTCGTTTGGCTCTACTTGTTCGTCCTTTTCCACATCGAATTCTCCGCCGATTGCGATTGCGGATGAAAAGGGTTTGAATTCGCTTGACCGGAAGAATAGAGTGCCGTCTTCAGCCTCTTTAGAAAG TGATAACAGTGGTGGAAGTTCGGCTGCTCCTCAAAAGACCGGAGTCTCCCAAGAGCCGCTGATTCAGGTTGGTCCGGAATTATCATCAGAAGCTCCCGTCTCCGACCCTTTAATTGATATGGCAGGGCAAAAACCAGTTCAAGTTCTTCGATATCCTTTACCTCAGGTGCAGGAGGGTATGAAGCAACAGCACGACACACCCTTAATTCAAGGAGGGGTGCAGTATATGCCTCAGTATGCAGGTCCAGTGCCAATTTCTCCTTACTATCCCTTATATCAAATGCCAATGCACCCACAGCATGTATCTTCTCATCCAAATCAACCATACCCGATATATCTGGTGCCCATGAGACCACCTCAATACCAAAATATCCCAATGGTATGTAGCACCATTGATGCAAATACAGTTACTCCTCCGAGCCTACCACCCTTGCATCCAAAGACTGCTGCTATTCCTCAACCTGTGGGCCATAAAGAAGTATTTGGAGGTCAAACATCCGAGTCAGCCACTTACTGCAGTATCCCAGCTTCGGCACAACTAGTTAATATCCCCTCTAATCAAGGCCAACTAGTTGTAGGGTCTCTAGAGCACCAGATTCCCTCAGAATCGGCTATACCTGTGCCGGTAGTCTCTGCTACTGGGGGCAGTgaatttgatgaagaaattgCATACAACCAAATATACAAAACTCAGCCTTCAGCGCCGATATTGCCCTCTCATTACCAGACAATGACTAAGGGAACAACAACATTTCCCGAGCCTTCGGTGCATGCAAAGTAA